A single uncultured Methanolobus sp. DNA region contains:
- a CDS encoding acetylornithine transaminase, translating into MQTYGRQPVVLESGKGSLVYDIEGREYVDCVAGIAVNNIGHCHPHLTEAIQKQAEKLIHVSNLYYTQPQAELAEQLVDVTGMERVFFCNSGTEAVEAAMKLARVTTKKTDFIAVEHSFHGRTMGALSLTYKDMYRAPFKPLVQEEMFVPFNDAQAVADAITPKTAAVIVEPIQGEGGINMPDEGYLKEVRKICDENEVLLIFDEVQTGFGRTGTWFCKEHFGVEPDIMTMAKAIGGGFPMGAIAARNGITFGRGEHAATFGGGPIACAAALASINVIREENLLQRSKEMGEYFRSQLSKLSTDGLVEVRGKGLMIGVQFDRKCADLVDHGRKNGVLLNCTSETVLRIAPPLVITKEQIDRVVGVLEQA; encoded by the coding sequence ATGCAGACCTATGGTCGCCAGCCGGTAGTCCTTGAAAGCGGCAAAGGTTCTCTGGTCTACGACATCGAAGGCCGGGAATATGTGGACTGTGTTGCCGGAATCGCGGTGAACAATATTGGCCACTGCCACCCACATCTTACAGAAGCGATACAAAAGCAGGCTGAGAAACTCATTCATGTTTCCAATCTCTATTACACGCAGCCTCAGGCAGAGCTTGCCGAGCAACTGGTCGATGTGACCGGTATGGAGCGTGTGTTCTTCTGTAATTCCGGTACAGAGGCAGTTGAAGCTGCAATGAAGCTTGCCAGGGTCACAACCAAAAAGACCGACTTCATCGCAGTTGAGCACTCTTTCCACGGACGTACAATGGGTGCGCTGAGCCTTACATACAAGGACATGTACCGCGCTCCTTTCAAGCCTCTTGTGCAGGAAGAGATGTTCGTTCCTTTCAATGATGCTCAGGCAGTGGCAGATGCCATCACACCAAAGACAGCGGCTGTTATAGTTGAGCCGATACAGGGAGAAGGCGGAATCAACATGCCAGATGAAGGCTACCTGAAAGAGGTACGCAAGATATGTGATGAGAATGAAGTTCTTCTTATCTTTGATGAGGTCCAGACTGGTTTTGGAAGGACAGGAACCTGGTTCTGCAAAGAGCACTTCGGTGTGGAACCTGATATCATGACAATGGCTAAAGCTATTGGTGGCGGTTTCCCAATGGGTGCAATAGCTGCCCGCAACGGCATCACATTTGGTCGTGGTGAACACGCTGCAACATTCGGAGGCGGTCCTATCGCATGCGCAGCCGCACTGGCATCAATTAACGTAATTCGTGAAGAGAATCTCCTCCAGCGCTCAAAGGAAATGGGAGAATACTTCCGCAGTCAGTTGAGCAAGCTTTCCACTGATGGTCTTGTAGAAGTTCGTGGAAAAGGTCTCATGATCGGTGTTCAGTTTGACCGCAAGTGCGCTGACCTTGTGGACCACGGCCGCAAGAATGGTGTTCTTCTTAACTGCACCTCAGAAACAGTACTGCGTATCGCTCCTCCATTGGTGATCACAAAAGAGCAGATCGACAGGGTGGTGGGCGTACTTGAGCAGGCCTGA
- a CDS encoding archease, which yields MSSEMDIDYEYLEHTADVRFRAYGKTLEQAFENAALAMLNVMVETSSVNNSLSVNIELTSFDLDSLLFDWLSEILFVFEVDEIVFGRVEVNKITVDENDEQCSLEATLYGETIDLSVHVFDTEVKAATYNDMRIENSDDGWMIQATVDT from the coding sequence ATGTCATCTGAGATGGATATCGACTACGAGTATCTGGAACACACTGCTGACGTAAGGTTTCGGGCTTATGGTAAAACCCTTGAGCAGGCATTTGAGAATGCAGCCCTTGCTATGCTTAACGTAATGGTTGAAACCTCGTCTGTAAACAACAGCCTGTCAGTAAATATCGAACTTACATCCTTTGACCTTGACAGCCTGCTATTTGACTGGCTATCCGAGATACTTTTCGTATTCGAAGTGGATGAGATAGTATTTGGCCGTGTAGAGGTCAATAAGATCACCGTTGATGAAAATGATGAACAGTGCTCTCTTGAAGCAACACTCTACGGAGAAACCATTGATCTATCAGTTCACGTCTTTGATACCGAGGTAAAGGCAGCCACCTACAATGACATGAGGATCGAGAACTCAGATGATGGCTGGATGATCCAGGCAACAGTAGATACCTGA
- a CDS encoding RtcB family protein, with protein sequence MSDENATSIFEILTKVNDNTWEVPGNYKPNMNVPGRIFVSKPLLEILEPETIDQVANVASLPGIQKYSMAMPDAHLGYGFSIGGVAAFDKEEGVISPGGVGFDINCGVRLIRSNLMEDDVRPRLSELLDALFEAIPSGVGSKSRMRLTDEELDDVFIHGVNWAVKNGYGMKGDLSHCESNGMMPGADPSKVSIKARKRGRPQIGTLGSGNHFLEVQYVDKVYDEEAAKAFGLKEGQITFMIHCGSRGAGHQICTDHLQKLTQASKKYKIPLPDKQLACAPASSEEAQDYFKAMVCAANYAWVNRQMIMHWSREVFDEFFKAQHGDLGLDLVYDVAHNVAKLEKHMIDGEEKEVYVHRKGATRAFPAGHPEIPEDYKDIGQPVIIPGSMGTASYVLKGCPAAMELTFGSACHGAGRVMSRSSAKKELRGEEIQKELKSQGIIVRATQPSLIAEEAPEVYKSSSDVVDVVHNLGIATKVARLLPMGVVKG encoded by the coding sequence ATGTCAGATGAAAATGCAACATCAATTTTTGAAATTCTCACTAAAGTAAATGATAATACATGGGAGGTACCCGGTAATTACAAGCCAAACATGAATGTTCCGGGAAGGATATTCGTATCAAAACCTCTTCTTGAAATTCTGGAACCTGAAACCATCGATCAGGTTGCAAACGTGGCTTCACTGCCAGGCATCCAGAAATATTCCATGGCAATGCCGGATGCTCATCTGGGTTACGGATTTTCCATTGGCGGAGTTGCAGCTTTTGATAAGGAAGAAGGTGTGATAAGTCCGGGTGGCGTAGGTTTTGACATCAATTGCGGAGTTCGTCTAATTCGCTCCAATCTCATGGAAGATGATGTCCGTCCAAGGTTGTCTGAGCTTCTTGATGCATTGTTTGAGGCGATACCATCCGGTGTAGGTTCAAAGAGCCGCATGAGACTTACTGATGAGGAACTGGATGATGTATTCATCCATGGAGTGAACTGGGCTGTAAAGAATGGTTATGGCATGAAAGGAGACTTAAGTCATTGCGAAAGCAATGGTATGATGCCAGGTGCTGATCCTTCAAAGGTCAGCATTAAAGCCCGTAAAAGAGGGCGACCTCAGATAGGAACTCTTGGAAGTGGAAACCATTTCCTTGAAGTTCAGTATGTGGATAAGGTCTATGATGAGGAAGCAGCAAAGGCTTTCGGTCTTAAGGAAGGACAGATAACTTTCATGATTCACTGTGGTTCACGTGGTGCAGGTCACCAGATATGCACTGACCACCTCCAGAAGCTCACACAGGCTTCAAAGAAGTACAAGATTCCTCTACCTGACAAGCAGCTTGCATGCGCTCCTGCAAGTTCGGAGGAGGCTCAGGATTATTTCAAGGCCATGGTATGTGCGGCAAACTATGCATGGGTAAACCGCCAGATGATAATGCACTGGTCACGTGAGGTCTTTGATGAGTTCTTCAAGGCTCAGCACGGTGACCTGGGACTTGATCTTGTGTATGATGTTGCTCACAACGTTGCAAAGCTTGAGAAACACATGATCGACGGCGAGGAAAAGGAAGTCTACGTCCACAGAAAAGGTGCGACAAGAGCATTCCCTGCAGGTCATCCGGAGATTCCGGAAGATTACAAGGACATAGGGCAGCCAGTCATTATTCCAGGAAGTATGGGAACCGCATCCTATGTGCTCAAAGGCTGTCCTGCTGCAATGGAACTTACCTTCGGCAGTGCATGTCATGGTGCTGGAAGAGTTATGAGCCGAAGCAGTGCAAAGAAAGAGCTGCGTGGCGAAGAGATCCAGAAGGAACTGAAGTCTCAGGGAATCATTGTAAGAGCGACACAACCATCACTCATAGCCGAGGAAGCGCCCGAGGTCTACAAATCCAGCAGTGATGTTGTGGATGTAGTACACAACCTTGGAATTGCCACAAAGGTCGCACGCTTGCTTCCAATGGGAGTTGTCAAAGGTTGA
- a CDS encoding PUA domain-containing protein, with protein sequence MSNADKNLIRVRTMADIQFGKGCGDILFPDGVTFLLSRTKRVRQVQYNGRHMATVRARDGMLTLSIDGAVALHKGLEKPASRVVICDDAVPFVSAGKTAFAKHVVAVDPELRAGDEVILVDGKDEILATGQLLLSPVEAIRMERGPAVDVRRGIAQS encoded by the coding sequence ATGAGCAATGCAGATAAAAACCTCATTAGAGTCAGGACAATGGCCGACATTCAGTTCGGTAAGGGTTGTGGAGATATTCTTTTCCCGGATGGTGTAACATTCCTGCTTTCAAGGACAAAACGCGTAAGACAGGTCCAGTACAACGGAAGGCACATGGCAACGGTTCGTGCAAGGGACGGAATGCTCACTCTCAGTATAGACGGGGCAGTTGCTTTGCATAAGGGTCTTGAAAAGCCGGCATCAAGAGTTGTGATTTGTGACGATGCAGTTCCATTTGTCTCAGCAGGCAAAACCGCTTTTGCAAAACATGTAGTTGCAGTAGACCCGGAACTTAGGGCAGGAGATGAGGTTATTCTTGTGGATGGAAAGGATGAGATACTTGCAACAGGGCAATTATTACTGTCACCTGTTGAAGCAATTCGCATGGAGCGTGGGCCTGCAGTTGATGTAAGGCGAGGGATAGCACAATCCTAG
- a CDS encoding acyltransferase has protein sequence MEERTIVIDGDVIAGNHSEIKYGIIAHSAILGERVNVTGDLVTTGDTRIDIWSQIGGNVKTDENAYIGEFVTIDGKLVVKGDLDIGNDVKINGGFEAKGWIVVRNPVPVIVYLFLYISELLRLGKDEEVEKALEDLFEDDEESIGLNSMIIPNGSKISMDSIRVPSHAIVGSKCRLVGNIRATSLDMANETTLYGSIRTIQDVKLGKDNVIHGNIISRGNVYVAAGTHILGEINSQSIKIHESARVDGVMRAPGGIIFEREEDDALSDNELMQLDI, from the coding sequence ATGGAAGAGCGTACAATAGTCATAGATGGGGATGTTATTGCAGGCAATCACTCTGAAATAAAGTACGGTATCATTGCACATTCAGCAATACTTGGTGAAAGGGTCAACGTTACAGGTGATCTGGTCACCACCGGAGATACAAGGATCGATATCTGGTCTCAGATAGGCGGTAACGTCAAGACGGACGAGAATGCCTATATCGGGGAATTCGTTACCATCGATGGAAAACTGGTGGTAAAAGGTGATCTCGATATTGGTAATGATGTGAAGATCAACGGTGGTTTTGAAGCCAAAGGCTGGATAGTTGTAAGAAATCCAGTGCCGGTCATAGTTTATCTTTTCCTTTATATCAGCGAGCTTCTGAGGCTTGGAAAGGACGAGGAAGTTGAAAAGGCGTTAGAGGATCTGTTTGAGGATGACGAGGAGTCTATTGGACTCAATTCAATGATCATTCCTAACGGTTCCAAGATATCCATGGACTCCATAAGGGTTCCATCACATGCCATTGTCGGAAGCAAGTGCAGACTTGTAGGGAACATACGTGCAACATCCCTTGATATGGCAAATGAGACAACTCTCTATGGAAGCATACGTACCATTCAGGATGTAAAGCTCGGAAAAGACAATGTGATCCACGGAAATATCATTTCCAGGGGCAATGTTTACGTTGCTGCCGGAACGCATATTCTGGGAGAGATCAACTCACAGTCAATAAAGATACATGAGAGTGCCCGTGTAGACGGTGTGATGCGTGCACCGGGTGGTATCATCTTTGAGCGTGAGGAAGATGATGCTTTAAGTGACAATGAACTGATGCAGCTGGATATCTGA